One genomic segment of Bremerella sp. JC817 includes these proteins:
- the glyA gene encoding serine hydroxymethyltransferase, translated as MNLIKQNDPEIWAAIKAEQVRQADGLEMIASENYTSAAIQQAVGSVLTNKYAEGYPGRRYYGGCEHVDVIEQVAIDRAKQLFGAEHANVQPHAGSQANFAVYLTAVEPGDTILGLDLAHGGHLTHGMKLNVSGILYNFISYGVDRETHRLDFDAIAKLAKEHKPKLIVAGASAYPREIPHEKFAEIANDVGAKLFVDMAHYAGLVAGGIHNSPVPYADYVTTTCHKTLRGPRSGLILCKEENAKMINRNVFPGTQGGPLMHVIAGKAICFHEALQPEFKQYAQQVVDNAKTLADTLMSGGLKLVSGGTENHLMLVDVTAVGTTGTPAENALGACGITVNKNMIPFDERKPMDPSGIRIGTPALTTRGMKTEEMKMIGGWILEALKAPEDASVHARIRGEVASLCESFPVPGQPVELH; from the coding sequence ATGAACTTAATCAAGCAAAACGATCCCGAAATTTGGGCAGCCATCAAGGCGGAACAGGTTCGTCAGGCAGACGGCCTGGAAATGATTGCCTCGGAAAACTACACCAGCGCGGCCATTCAACAGGCCGTCGGCAGCGTGCTGACCAATAAGTACGCCGAAGGTTACCCAGGCCGTCGCTACTATGGCGGCTGCGAACATGTCGACGTGATCGAACAAGTGGCGATCGACCGAGCCAAGCAACTGTTTGGTGCCGAGCATGCCAACGTTCAGCCCCACGCTGGCTCGCAAGCCAACTTCGCGGTCTACCTGACGGCTGTCGAACCAGGCGATACGATCCTGGGGCTCGATCTGGCCCATGGTGGTCACTTGACCCACGGCATGAAGCTGAACGTCAGCGGCATCCTCTACAACTTCATTAGCTACGGCGTCGATCGCGAAACGCATCGCCTCGACTTCGATGCGATCGCCAAGCTGGCCAAAGAACACAAGCCAAAGCTGATCGTCGCTGGTGCTTCCGCTTACCCGCGTGAAATCCCGCACGAAAAGTTTGCCGAAATTGCCAACGACGTCGGTGCTAAGCTGTTCGTCGATATGGCTCACTACGCTGGCCTGGTTGCCGGTGGCATCCACAACAGCCCGGTTCCTTACGCCGACTACGTGACGACGACATGTCACAAGACGCTGCGTGGCCCTCGCTCGGGTCTGATCCTGTGCAAGGAAGAGAACGCGAAGATGATCAATCGCAACGTCTTCCCTGGCACCCAGGGCGGTCCGTTGATGCACGTGATCGCCGGCAAAGCGATCTGCTTCCACGAAGCCTTGCAGCCAGAGTTCAAGCAATACGCTCAGCAGGTGGTCGACAACGCTAAGACCTTGGCCGACACCCTGATGTCAGGCGGCTTGAAGCTTGTCTCGGGCGGCACCGAAAACCACTTGATGCTGGTCGACGTGACCGCTGTCGGCACGACCGGCACGCCAGCCGAAAACGCCCTGGGCGCTTGCGGCATCACGGTCAACAAGAACATGATCCCGTTCGACGAACGCAAGCCAATGGACCCAAGCGGGATCCGCATTGGTACGCCAGCGTTGACGACTCGCGGCATGAAAACCGAAGAAATGAAGATGATCGGCGGCTGGATCCTCGAAGCCCTCAAGGCTCCCGAGGACGCTTCCGTTCATGCCCGCATCCGCGGCGAAGTTGCTTCGCTGTGCGAATCGTTCCCCGTTCCTGGCCAACCAGTCGAACTGCACTAA
- a CDS encoding Lrp/AsnC ligand binding domain-containing protein, whose product MRAYIGVTRRRYPSKHFTMADENLADWANSQDTSKGYRVRKVCTLYGQYDFMIVVEANDLHLLHLVVQEIGSQNGIGDTETFIASSKDDVGRETSLINDPGCVALCFNVDFGYAAEDGIDRIKEQRLGMPASPEAAIHRGKLTKCEHLAETLRNEDRVLFADAVFGKFDVIAIIKEGVQKSSSGEMQTLHQFLVYQVDNLDHILKTATLMNCPKMTNKS is encoded by the coding sequence ATGCGCGCATATATCGGGGTGACACGACGTCGTTATCCATCGAAACACTTTACAATGGCTGACGAGAATCTCGCTGACTGGGCTAATAGTCAGGACACTTCGAAGGGCTATCGAGTGAGGAAGGTGTGTACTCTCTACGGTCAGTACGATTTTATGATTGTGGTCGAAGCCAATGATCTTCACTTACTTCATCTTGTTGTCCAAGAAATTGGATCACAGAACGGTATTGGTGATACTGAAACGTTTATCGCGAGCTCGAAAGACGATGTAGGTAGAGAGACTTCGCTGATTAATGATCCAGGTTGTGTTGCTCTATGCTTCAATGTCGACTTCGGATACGCAGCAGAAGATGGGATCGACCGTATTAAAGAGCAACGCCTCGGTATGCCTGCAAGTCCAGAAGCTGCAATTCATCGCGGAAAATTAACTAAGTGTGAGCATTTGGCTGAAACGCTGCGGAATGAAGATCGCGTACTTTTTGCCGATGCCGTATTTGGCAAATTTGACGTGATAGCGATTATTAAAGAAGGTGTTCAGAAGAGCAGTTCGGGAGAGATGCAAACGCTTCATCAGTTTCTTGTGTATCAGGTGGATAACCTGGACCATATTTTGAAGACGGCAACTCTGATGAACTGCCCAAAGATGACGAACAAGTCGTAG
- a CDS encoding DUF4190 domain-containing protein yields the protein MSQPNPFEAPRPDAPLIPADRPPLDTSGDATGGLIPYKNPSALAAYYLGIIGMFPVIGIFASIPAFVLGIMGLRARKRNPAIKGSVHAWIGIVLGFLATLANLSCISLMVIGLVGGAVR from the coding sequence ATGAGCCAGCCCAACCCGTTTGAAGCTCCCCGGCCAGATGCCCCGCTGATCCCTGCGGATCGGCCGCCATTGGATACCTCGGGCGATGCCACGGGAGGCTTGATTCCTTATAAAAATCCATCCGCGTTGGCGGCGTATTACCTGGGGATTATCGGGATGTTCCCGGTGATTGGGATCTTCGCTTCGATTCCGGCGTTCGTCCTGGGAATCATGGGGCTGCGAGCCCGTAAGAGAAACCCGGCGATCAAAGGCTCCGTCCATGCATGGATCGGAATCGTGCTCGGGTTCTTGGCGACGTTGGCCAACTTGTCATGCATCAGCCTGATGGTGATTGGCCTGGTCGGCGGGGCTGTGCGATAA
- a CDS encoding DUF1559 domain-containing protein, whose product MSPRSNHTRGFTLVELLVVIAIIGVLIALLLPAVQQAREAARRMQCTNNLKQIGLAMHTYHDSRGCLPMAFSRSPSNSGTALSGPGWSWAAMILPQIEQNNVFEGLRMNEQHCSDDPDIVLYSQTFISAYRCPSAPGGNLNETIPSSSTAPAHAINTYKAVFGERNMQITYTDDACSGIVAGSCPHANNGMFGANSNVKFRDATDGLSNTVMVGETAYGPNGTIDESTGDFMDYNGSVWVGQTRNGASTSGSPTAYNLMSTLRGQERSGIANDLYLINGQSIYSFGSHHVGGAMFVYGDGSVRMIPETIDRAVLGNIGQRDDGQVIPEY is encoded by the coding sequence ATGTCACCTCGTTCCAATCACACCCGGGGCTTCACGCTGGTAGAGCTACTCGTGGTGATCGCCATCATTGGTGTTTTGATCGCCTTATTGTTGCCGGCTGTGCAACAGGCTCGTGAAGCTGCCCGCCGAATGCAATGCACCAACAATCTGAAGCAGATTGGTCTCGCGATGCACACCTATCACGACAGCCGCGGCTGCTTGCCGATGGCCTTCTCGCGATCTCCCTCGAACTCTGGCACAGCTTTGTCTGGACCTGGCTGGTCGTGGGCAGCGATGATTCTGCCACAGATCGAACAGAACAACGTGTTTGAAGGCCTGCGAATGAATGAACAACACTGCTCGGACGATCCCGACATCGTGCTGTACTCGCAGACCTTCATCTCGGCCTATCGCTGCCCGAGTGCCCCTGGCGGTAACTTGAACGAAACAATCCCGAGTTCGTCGACCGCTCCTGCTCACGCGATTAACACGTATAAAGCCGTCTTCGGCGAACGCAACATGCAGATCACCTACACCGACGACGCTTGCTCCGGCATCGTTGCCGGCAGTTGCCCACATGCTAACAACGGCATGTTCGGCGCGAATAGCAACGTCAAGTTCCGCGATGCCACCGATGGCCTTTCCAATACGGTAATGGTCGGCGAAACGGCTTATGGCCCGAACGGTACCATCGACGAAAGTACCGGCGATTTCATGGACTACAACGGCAGCGTCTGGGTCGGTCAGACTCGCAACGGCGCTTCGACCTCCGGTTCGCCGACGGCTTACAACCTAATGTCGACACTGCGTGGACAGGAACGTAGCGGCATCGCCAACGATCTTTACCTGATCAATGGCCAAAGCATCTACAGCTTCGGCTCGCACCATGTTGGCGGTGCGATGTTCGTCTATGGCGACGGTAGCGTACGGATGATTCCAGAAACGATCGACCGGGCCGTGCTGGGCAACATTGGCCAGCGTGACGATGGTCAGGTCATTCCTGAGTATTAA
- a CDS encoding thioredoxin family protein, which produces MPFDCEYREVVPSRQEIDQSQGRLVIEFGQNWCEHCQKLSDTVQALLTEHPEINHIRVADGRGKRLGRTFRVKLWPTFVFLLDGELVAQLVRPTEEQAKQGFVDYLAEPID; this is translated from the coding sequence ATGCCTTTTGACTGTGAATACCGGGAAGTTGTCCCGTCGCGGCAAGAGATCGACCAGTCGCAAGGACGCCTGGTGATCGAATTCGGCCAGAACTGGTGTGAGCATTGCCAGAAGCTTTCTGATACCGTTCAGGCTCTGCTCACCGAACACCCCGAGATCAACCATATTCGGGTCGCCGATGGTCGCGGAAAACGCCTGGGAAGGACCTTCCGCGTGAAGCTCTGGCCAACGTTTGTATTTCTACTCGATGGCGAGTTAGTCGCTCAGTTGGTACGCCCGACCGAAGAGCAAGCCAAGCAAGGCTTCGTAGACTATCTGGCAGAACCGATCGACTAA